A region from the Benincasa hispida cultivar B227 chromosome 12, ASM972705v1, whole genome shotgun sequence genome encodes:
- the LOC120092583 gene encoding uncharacterized protein LOC120092583, protein MAIVFLHFARIPISAILILYLLTCGCFYGKCDDFESGSTGSSVGFVDPPEIVAKALLCFNDRYIYSACEESCRLKESGNLEVPQEKTEEYCNGPCLSETHLVLDCINGIFSNFLFYNRATLQDVRDTIQAGCGYGPQRGNFDVLEHIKAERGNACRASNKAVLGFCLFIWGLFSLLL, encoded by the exons ATGGCTATAGTATTCTTGCATTTTGCAAGAATTCCCATTTCTGCTATTCTCATCCTCTACCTCCTCACTTGTGGCTGTTTTTATG GAAAATGTGATGATTTTGAGAGCGGCTCAACAGGAAGTTCAGTTGGTTTTGTGGACCCACCTGAGATTGTTGCCAAAGCATTGCTTTGCTTTAATGACagatat ATTTACAGCGCGTGTGAAGAATCGTGTAGATTAAAGGAGAGTGGGAATCTGGAGGTCCCACAAGAGAAAACGGAAGAATATTGCAACGGACCGTGTTTGAGTGAAACGCATTTGGTGCTGGATTGCATTAATGGCATTTTTAGCAACTTCTTGTTTTACAATAGGGCCACCTTGCAAGATGTTAGGGATACCATCCAGGCTGGATGTGGCTATGGCCCACAAAgag GAAACTTTGATGTGCTAGAGCATATAAAGGCAGAAAGAGGCAATGCTTGCAGGGCTTCCAACAAGGCAGTTCTTGGATTTTGCCTTTTCATTTGGGGCCTTTTTAGCTTATTGCTTTGA
- the LOC120092824 gene encoding uncharacterized protein LOC120092824 isoform X1, which yields MADHQRDGGENYFPLAFHQNKEATGGNGNKYGGLAPKKKPLISKDHERAFFDSADWALCKQQGAGLCNSVAVEKLQPKLQRTPKPQLPPRRPVCTSEKGNIVELIEN from the exons ATGGCGGATCATCAAAGAGACGGAGGAGAAAACTACTTCCCATTGGCCTTCCATCAAAACAAG GAAGCAACAGGAGGAAATGGAAACAAATATGGAGGACTTGCGCCAAAAAAGAAGCCATTGATTTCAAAG GACCATGAACGTGCCTTCTTTGACTCTGCGGACTGGGCCTTATGCAAG CAGCAGGGAGCAGGGCTCTGTAACAGTGTGGCCGTTGAAAAACTACAGCCTAAACTTCAG AGGACCCCAAAGCCACAGCTTCCACCAAGGAGGCCGGTGTGCACATCCGAGAAGGGCAATATc GTAGAATTAATAGAGAATTAA
- the LOC120092824 gene encoding uncharacterized protein LOC120092824 isoform X2, with product MADHQRDGGENYFPLAFHQNKEATGGNGNKYGGLAPKKKPLISKDHERAFFDSADWALCKQGAGLCNSVAVEKLQPKLQRTPKPQLPPRRPVCTSEKGNIVELIEN from the exons ATGGCGGATCATCAAAGAGACGGAGGAGAAAACTACTTCCCATTGGCCTTCCATCAAAACAAG GAAGCAACAGGAGGAAATGGAAACAAATATGGAGGACTTGCGCCAAAAAAGAAGCCATTGATTTCAAAG GACCATGAACGTGCCTTCTTTGACTCTGCGGACTGGGCCTTATGCAAG CAGGGAGCAGGGCTCTGTAACAGTGTGGCCGTTGAAAAACTACAGCCTAAACTTCAG AGGACCCCAAAGCCACAGCTTCCACCAAGGAGGCCGGTGTGCACATCCGAGAAGGGCAATATc GTAGAATTAATAGAGAATTAA